GTCGATGCGCTGCTGCGGTGAGAGTTGCTGCGCACCCTTCTGCCACGCGTCCGAGAGCGCGACGACGTGATCGATCTGGACCGCCGCGGACGTCCCCTGGCCGCGGACGAACCGGATCGTCGTGCCGGTGTACGGATCGTCGAGCGTGCCCGACAGGACGGCGCAACCGTTGGAGCCCGGCTTGAGGGTGATGTCGGTCAGGTCGCGACGCAGGATGTCGTTGCGGGTGTCGCAGCCGTTGTGTCCGCCGTCGACGGTGACGTCGTCGGACCAGGCCTGGCCGAACAGGTCGCGGTCGTATCCGGTCTTGGGTGCGCGTCCCTTCACAGCCAGGGTGTTCAAAGTCTTCAGGGCGTTGTCCGCACCCGGTGCCGAGGCCACCGTGATCACGGGCGATGCGGTGGGCAGCGGCGCCTCGGTGGTCGCCGTGACGGCCGAGGTGGTCTCCGGTGCCGGTGGCGCGGCCGCGGTCTGCTGGCCGATGCCGCAGCCGGCGGCGGCGAGTGTGAACACAGCGACGGGGGCCGCGAGCAGCCATCGGGACTCCGGGTGCGCGCGCGGGGGAACTGGCATCGTCGAGCAAACCTCTCATAGGACTGATCATCATCATCATGACGCGCACATGTCTCGACGAGCCTCGAGGTCCATATCGACGCAGAACCGGGGCTGTTACATGGCACTCGACGTGACACGATTGCGACGGTCCGCGCCGATGCCCGCGTGCGATAATTCGTCGGTGAACCCAGAGCCGCGGCGCGGCGCGACAGCCCAATTGATGAGGGAGTCGCTGCATTTCGCCGGCGTCGTCGTCGACGTCGCTGAGCGACTGCCCGTCGCGGGCGGGATCATCGGCGCGGCACGCACCAGGGCGCAGCGGCTCGTCGACGACACCGGCGTGTGGATCGCCACGACGACTCGGATCATTCTCGGCGCGGTCGTCCGCGAGGTCGTGCGCGTCCTCACCGAGGAGGTCGATCTGACCGATCTCGTGTTGCGCAACGTCGATCTGCACCGGCTCATCGCCGAGGTCCTCGCGGTCATCGACCTCGACGCGGTGATCGAGACGGTCGACCTCGATCGTGCTGTGGCGCAGGTGGATCTGATGAAGGCCATCGACCTGGTGGATCTCGATGCGGTGGCGACCAAGATCGACCTGGACTCGATCGCGACGCGGATCGACATCGACGCGATCGCAGCGCGGATCGACATCGACGCGATCCTCGACCGTGTCGACCTCGTCGCACTGGCCGAGGAGATCATCGACGGCGTCGACCTTCCCGACATCATCCGGGAGGCCAGCACCTCGGTCACCGCCGACGTGATGACCGATGTCCGGAGTACCAGCGAGCGTGCCGACGACGCGGTCGCCAACGCGGTCAATCGATTCCTACGTCGACGCGCCGCCGAGGTCGCCGACGAGCCCGGGCGGGACGGTGCAGGCGGATGACCGCAGGACCGAAACCCGACCACCCCGCGGTGAACCGGGCGCATGCCGTCCAGGACCGGGACAAGAACGCCGGGATCGTCAGTCGCGGCATCGGGGCCTTCCTCGACCTGCTCGTCGTCTGGATCATCCTGGGCGCGTGCTATCTCGGTCTCGCACTGATGAAGTTCGCAGTCACGGTCAGCGAGTTCCACTTCCCGCAACTCAACATCCTGTTCACCACAACAGGGTTCGTGATCACCTCGGTGTTCTACCTGTCCACGTGCTGGGAGGTGACCGGCCGCACTCTGGGCTCGGTCGTGATGGGACTGCGAGTGGTGAACAGCAAGGGCGTGCGTGTCCGGCCCGCCGTCGCCGTGCTACGGGCCCTGTTCTGCACCGTTTTCGCCATCGGTCTGGTGTGGGTTGCCGTCGATCGTCGGCGCCGCTCGGTCGCCGACATCGTCTTCCGCACCCGGGTCATCTACTCTCGCTGACCGCCTTCAGCTGGGCCAGGCCCTTCTCGAAGTCCTTGCCGAGCATCTTGTCGAAGAGTCCGAACAGTCCGCCGACCCGGCTGAACAGGGTCTGCTTGCCCACCATCACCCAGTTGACGCGGGTGAGCTCGCCCTGGGGGACGAGTTCGAAGGTGACCGTGTTGGTGGCTTTCATCGGCTTGTCGAAATCGAGCCGCACCTCGACCTCGCGCGGTGCGTCGACTCGGGTGATCTCCATGGTGCCGCGCCCGGCCTTCCGGTTGCCGGACCACGCATACTTCGCGCCGACGCCGGACTCCGCGCCGGAGTAGATGCGATCCAGGTCGGGATCGACGCCCTCCCATGGTGACCAGTGGACCCACTGCCGAAAGTCGGTCAGGTACGGCAGGATCGCGGCGGGCGCGGCGTCGACGACGGTCGAGCGGGCGATGCGGAAGGTATCGGCCATGGTGACTCCTGGGAACGAGGTGGATGCTCGAAGAAGTATGACCCCGCTCGCGAGCCGAATTCATCGCTACTCGGCGAGGTCGTGATGCATGGGCGGATACGGTGTGAGACATGGGTGAACGGGCGCGGCTGTCGGCTGTGGACTTGCGGGACATGATCGTCGACGACGGGTCGTGGGAGTCGTGGGACACCTCGATCGAACGTCCGGCGGTTACCTCCTACGGTGACGACCACGCCTATGCCGACGACCTCACGCGAGCCCGCGAACGCGCCGGTTCGGACGAATCGGTGATCACCGGAACGGGGCTGCTCGGTGGTCACCGTGCGGCGATCGTGCTCAGCGAGTTCGGCTTTCTCGGCGGGTCCATCGGGCGGGACGCCGGGTCGCGCATCGTCGACGCGGTCGGGCGGGCCACCCGCGAACGCCTTCCGCTGATCGCGTTGCCCGCATCGGGTGGCACCCGCATGCAGGAAGGGACTGCGGCATTCCTCCAGATGGTCGCGATCACCGGGGCCGTCACCGCCCATAAGAAGGCCGGACTCTCGTACCTCGTCTACCTGCGGCATCCGACGACCGGCGGGGTCTTCGCGTCGTGGGGATCCCTCGGCCACGTCACCTGGGCGCAACCCGGTGCCCTGGTCGGGTTCCTCGGCCCCCGGGTCTACGAGGGTCTCTACGGCGAACCGTTCCCCGACGGTGTGCAGACTGCCGAGAACCTGGTCCGCACAACGGTCGTCGACGATGTGGTGGAGCCGGGGGATCTGGCCGGGCGGCTCGCGGCGGTACTGCGACTGCTCGCCGTGCACAGCGACGCCCCGCCGGCGCAGGCTCCGCAGACCGCGCCGGACGATTCCGGCACGCCGGCGCACGACGCCTGGGTCAGCGTCCTCGCGACCCGTGAACCGGGGCGGGCGGGGCTGATCGAGTTCCTCGCGCAGGGGGATTCGGCGGCGCTGTCCGACGCCGGACCACTTCGCTTCGCACTCAGCGACTTCGTCGGTCGAGTGGCGATGGTCGTCGGATACGACCGGGTGTCCCAGGAGGACGGCGAGCTACCCGGGCCTCGACATCTGCGCGAGGCGCGCCGGGCGATCATGGCGGCGGGTGATCTCGGACTGCCGGTCGTCACCGTCATCGACACGCCGGGCGCGGAACTGTCGGTGGTCGCCGAGGAGGGTGGGTTGGCCGCCCAGATCGCGCGCTGCACAGTTGAATTGATCGAGGTTCCGGTGCCGACCGTCTCGGTGATGCTCGGTCAGGGCGCCGGCGGTGCGGCGCTGGCGCTGTTCCCCGCGGACCTGCGCGTCGCACGGGCCGACGCCTGGTTGTCACCGCTACCTCCGGAAGGGGCGAGTCTGATCGTCCACCGCGACCTCGACCACGCCGGCGAGATGGCCTCGCGCCAGGGGATTCTCGCCGGTCGACTGGCCGCGCAGGGGATGGTCGACGTCATCGTCGACGCCGACTCCGATGCGGACGCGCTGGCCGGGATCCGCGAGGCGATCGGCCGGTATCTCGCGAGTTCGCCGGCGCCGGACCGGCGAGCGCGGACCCGGGTACCCGCGGCGGACGTGCGATGACCAGGCGCATCGTCGCGGTCGGAGCCGTGCTGACCGACGACGAGGGTCGGGTCCTGCTCATCCGGCGGCGGAACCCGCCGCAGGCCGGGAAGTGGACGATACCGGGCGGCAAGGTCGAGCCCGGCGAATCGACCGAAGCTGCCGTCATCCGAGAGATGCTGGAGGAAACCGGATTACGCGTCGAGGTCGGGGAGTTGCTGTGGACGGTCGACATCCCCGGCCCTGACGACGTGGTGTTCGAGGTCCATGACTTCGCCGCGCGGATCGTCTCCGGGACACTGTGTGCCGGCGACGACGCCGCGGACGCCGGATGGTTCACCGCCCGAGACCTGACCGAACTCCCGGTGACCCGCGGGTTGCTGAGGCATCTCCGCGAGCACGGGGTGCTGGAATAGGGACCCTCGGTCGGATGTGGACTGCTGCGACAGTGCCGAAACGTCCGGCGGTATATTCTTCCGAATCGGGGCGCGGGGAGGGGAATTGTCTTGTCGGTTGAAGTGAATCCGGACAGTCTGAGGGTGGCGTCGGGAACGCTGTCTCAGCTTTCTGGAGAGGTCGATTCGGCTCCTTTCCTGGGTGCCGCCGAAGTCGCCGCACAACTGGTAGGCAGCAATGTGGGTTCTGCACTGGGTGAATCGAATACGGCGAGTACCCGCGCCAAGCAGGTGCTCAAGGTGAGGTATGACCAGTTCGCAAGTCTCTTGTCGCTGTCGGCGGACACCTACGGCGACTCTGACGCAGAGGCCGCAGCTCGCATCGCGGGTGTCCCCGACATCAACTCCGCGACAAGCGGTGGGTGAGTGTGGCCACTCCAAGTGACGTTCTGAGTTGGAACATCGACTCCCTGCGAGAGTTGTCCGAACGGGCCGCGGCGATCGCCGATGCAATCGTCGGAACGTCAAAGACGATGCGAGACACGATCTATGAACTTGCCTGGACAGGCGATGGGCGACGTGCTGCTGAAGACCGGGCCGAGCGAGAAAGAGAACAGATCGGCGCGGTGGCGTCCGGTTACGACGCGCTCTCCGCCGCCGCGGCCGGCGCGCATAGTGCGATGTCGCATCCTGTTTCCGAGATTCGTTCGATCATTCAGAACTACGTGATTCCCCCTGTCACACTGTCGGATTCATGGGTCGTCGACGGCGTCGAGGACTGGAGTTCCGAGGCAGGACGGCAGCTCGCTCGGCTCGGCGGATTGGTGTCCGTTCTCATTGGCGCCGACGCCACCTGGGGTGCCGAGGTCGCCGAGGCGAACCAGACTCTCGCGACCATGGCGCCAGAGCAAGCGCTGATCTCTGCGCTCGCGGTGATCACGGACTCCAAACGTCAGAGTCCGCGCGCAGATCCTGAGCGCCTGCGTGCCTCTGCGGCTGCCTTCGAGGAGATTTTCGGTCGCGAGCCATCTGGCCCGGTCGACTGGAAGACTGCCGAGGCGTTGAATCCGAACAGTTACGACCCGAAATACCAAGGAGTGGAACCCGGAATCAAAGTTGCGCGCATCGAACCGTTGCCCGGGCAAGGTGTTGTACGCGCGGCACTGTATATACCAGCGGTCGAGGTGTTCAATGCACCGCACTACGACCTGGGGGACAATCGGGCAGAGGCTCCCAACTTCGACCCGGAGCATGCCCGTGTGGTCATGTACGTGGACTACGAGAACGGCCTGATTGTCACGAGACAGAATCCCTCGGTCGACTCCACTGGTCAGGTCCGAGTCGGTGAGCCCGAGGTTCAGGCGCAGCAGCGACCCGATGGCTCGATCATGATTCAGTACGACGCGGTCAATCCGTTCGCGCCGCCCGGTGCCTCGGTCACCGGCCACACCGTCAACGGCTCGCTTGTCCTTCAACCGACCAGCGGAAACCCCGGCACTGCTCGGATCATCGCCGGCGGTGGGATCACCGATTATCCGTCGGTCGAGATCTACCAGGACAATTCGGCCGGACAGAGCCGCCCCGTGCTGGTCGACGCGGCCGACTCCGGCAGTGCAGTGGGGCCGTTGTTCAACCTGCCGGGTTACCACGAGGTCGGCGGGGGCCGCGCGATGATGGACCCCTTCAAGGCCGACTTCGACGACCCGGACTGGGAACGGAACAGACCGACGAACCTCGGCGATCCGGACAGTCCCCCGACCGTTGTCATGGTGCGATAGTGTCGCGGCCGATGAAGCATCGTGCGCTCTTCGCGGATTCCCGGTTTTGGCAGGCAGCCACCGTGGCCGTACCGGTTTCGGTGGTATTCGCCATTTTCGTCTTTATGATTCTGGCCGGGATCACCGACCGACTGAATCCGGAGTGGTCGTCGTCGCTGGGTGTGGTGATAGGCATTGCAGGCGTCATCCTTCTAGCGATCGCTGTCGGCCTGTGGTGGCGCCGAACGCCGAGGTGTGCGGGAGCAGCTCTGGGGTGTCTTGGCGGCGAGCGTGGTGGTCGCGTATGTCGCGCTGGTGACACTGTGGTGAGGACGCCGTCGACGAGGTATCGACGTGAGGACTGGTTCGGGCCGGAATCGTTCGGTGCAGTGGTGATCGGTATGCTCCTGATGTCGTTGCCGTTTACCGGATTGGCCTCCAGGGACGCGCTATGGCTGATCATCGGGCCGCCGCTGACCGGGCTGGTTCTGCTCGCGCTGAGCACGGCACCTGTTCGGGGCGTGCGATCGGTACGGCGGGTCGGAACGGGACTTGTGGCGGGTGGCGCCGGAGCGATCATCTCGATACCTGTTCTCCTGGCCGGGGCCGCGCTCGGATCGGCCATCGCCTGAACCGACGGAGCCGCCCGGATCCGCGCGTGACCTGACCACGGTTGGTGGTGCCCGCGGCCCAACCTGTGGAAGATGGGGGACATGACCGAACTCCTGCCGCTCGATCCCGACCAGCTGCTCTCGACGACGCGCTCGGTGCGCAAGCGTCTGGACTACGATCGCCCCGTCCCACTCGACGTGGTCAAGGAAGCGCTCGAGGTCGCACTGCAGGCGCCGACCGGCAGCAACAGCCAGACCTGGCACTGGATCGTGCTCACCGACCCAGAACTCAAACAGAAGGTCGCCGACTACTACGCGCAGTCCTTCTCGAAGTACTACGCCGCCCAGCAGCCGCGCGACGAGACCGGCAAGCGGGTCGCGTCGAGCGCGCAGTACCTCGCCGACACGATGGGACAGGTCCCGGTGTTGGTCATCGGCGCGATTTACACCGGCGGCGACCTGCCCGAGGGCAACCAGGCCGGCGTCTGGGGCTCGCTGCTGCCGGGCGCCTGGAGTCTGCAGCTCGCGCTGCGTGCCCGCGGCCTCGGATCCGCGTGGACCACGCTGCACCTGGCCTACGAGAAGGAGATCGCCGAGCTGCTCGGCATCCCCGCGGGCATCCACCAGGGTGTGCTGCTGCCGGTGGCCTACTACACCGGCACCGACTTCAAGCCGGCTCCGCGCAAGCCCCTCGACTCGGTGCTCCACATCGACGGCTGGTGAGTAGAGTGCGGATCACCATGTCCGCCACCAGTGACACCCCACCGGTCGAGACGGGGGACGTCCCCCGCCCGCCGACCCGTCGCACGCAGGCGAAGGCCGCCCGGCGCGCCGAGTTGCTGACCGCGGCCGCCCGGCAGATGGCCGAACGCGGCTTCGCCGCTGTGCGTCTCGAGGACATCGGGCGCGCGGTCGGGATCAGCGGACCGGCCATGTACCGGCACTTCTCGTCGAAGACGGAACTGCTCGACGAGATGCTCGTCGACATCAGCCAGCGGCTCCACGACGGCGGTGCCGAGGTCGTCGACCGCGGCGGGCCGCCGTCCGAGACCCTGCTGGCGCTCATCGGGTTCCACATCGACGTGCTCGTCACGAAACCCGACCTGATCGTCGTCCAGGATCGCGATCTGTCGTCGATGACGCCGGAGGCCAATCACCGCGTCCGACTGTTGCAGCGGCGCTACGTCGAACGCTGGGTCGACGTCGTGATCGCCATCTACGAGCAGGAGGGCCGCACACTCGACCGGGCCGAGGCCCGCGTCCGCGTGCACGCGACCTTCGGCCTGCTGAACTCCTCGCCCCGGTTGCCCGCCTACGACGAGTCCGAACTGCGTCGTCTGCTCACCGCGATGGCCCTGGCCGCGCTCGGTTGCCGGGTGTGATCAGCGCAGTTCGCGGCGCAGCAGCTTGCCGGTCGCGCTGCGCGGCAGTGCGCCGACGATCTCGACTTCGCGCGGATACTTGTAGGCCGCCATCCGTTCCCGGCAGTACTCGATGAGTTCGGTCGGCGTGACCTCCGCACCCGGTTGCAGGGCGACGTAGGCGCGGGTCGACTCGCCGCGATAGTCGTCGGGGATTCCGACGACTGCCGTCTCGAGTACCGCCGGATGCGATTGCAGCACCTGCTCGATCTCGAACGGCCAGATCTTGTACCCGGACGCGTTGATCAGGTCGTTGCTACGGTCGATGACGTAGAACCAACCGTCGGCATCCATGAAACCCACGTCGCCGGTGCGCATCTCACCGTTGCGCAGCGCCGAGCCGCCGTCGTCGACCTGACCCCAGTAGCCGGCGGCGATCTGCGTTCCGGCCGTGACGATTTCGCCGAACGTCCCCGGCGGCAGCGGTTCGCCGCGCTCGTCGACGACCCGGGCCATCGTGTCGAAGATCGGCAGACCCACTGAGAGGGCGCCGGTTTCGGGATCGACCGGTGCGAGGACGCCGGGCGGCACCATGTGGGTCGGCGAGGTGGACTCGGTCTGCCCGTACACGTTGTGGATCATCCCGCCGAGGCGTTCGGAGATCCGTTCGGCGACGTCGGGGAGGACCGGTGCACCGCCCGAATAGCGGAGTCGGAGTGACTCGAACGCCTCGGGTGACGCGTCGGGGTGGTCGGCGAGCGCGATGTAGGCGGTGATCGAGGCGACGGCGAACGCCGGACGCCAGGCGCGCACCGCGTCGAGGACCAAGCCGGCGTCGAATCGGTGGGTGAGAACGAGCGGCGAGCGCAGAGACAGCGCCAGCATCACCGAGCCCACCAGGCCGGTGACGTGGAAGATCGGCGACATGCACAGGATCGGCTCGCCGGGTTCCAGGCCGGTCCAGGTGCGATAGGCCTGCGCGCTGAAAGCGAGATTTCGGTGCGTCAGTTTCGCGCCCTTGGGCGGACCGGTGGTACCCGATGTCGGTGCCAGCACCGCGACGTCGTCCGGTGCGGGTGCGTGCCGGGTGACCGCACGCGAGCCGGTGCCGATCAGGTCGAGGAGTTCGACGGTGCCCGGGCTCGGAACCCGGGACACGTCGAACACACGCTGCAGATCGTCGCTGCCGGCGAAGTCGAGCGGTGAGGCCGTGATGACGAGTCCGATCGACCCGAGTTCGTCGGCGACCTCCGCGTGGACCTCGTCGAGGATGAGTAGTGCGGTCGGCGTGAAATCGTCCAGAGCCCTACGGAATTCACCCCGCTTGTACATGGGGCTGATGAGGGCGGCGACACCGCCGGTCTTCCAGGCCGCGAGGAGTCCGAGGACGACGGCCGGCTCGTTCTGGACGGCGATGCCCAGCCGGTCACCGACTGCGAAGCCCCGTTCCTGGACTGCGTGGGCGAGAGCGTCCGAGGCGGCGTCGAGGTCGGCCCAGCTCAGCGTCGCGCCGAAGTAGTGGACGGCCGGGGCGTCGGGAGCTGCGGCGAGCGCGGCGTCGAACGCCTCGAGCGGCGACCCGAACTCGAGGTCGAGGTGCTCAGAGAGTCCGGACGGGTAGTGGGCCAGCCAGGGACGGCTCTCGTAGGCGTTCATGCGTACGAGCGTTCGGGGTGACGCGAGCGAGGCGACAGGTTGCGGAGCACGAGGACGAGTCTACGAAAAATGCGTGGCTCCCCATAAGCTGTTCAGCATGGTCGAACAACCGGTGACCGACAGCGGCGTCGCCGTGCGCGAGTTGCGCAAGCAGGCTGGCGTGACGCTGCGTGGGCTGGCGGCCGGTATCGGGGTGAGCGTCGGGACCATGAGCGCCATCGAGAACGGCAAGGTCGGGCTCACCGTCGACCGCTTGCGTCAGATCGCGCAGTGCCTGGACGTACCCGTTGCCCGTTTCCTCGAGCCCCCGCAACCGGAGAAGGTCGAGACGACCGCGGACCCGACGGACTGGCGTGTGTTCGCCCCGCTGACCCTGGACCCGGTGCTGGAGTCGGCGATCGATGTCTTCGAAGAGCTCGGCTACCACGGTGCGACGATGCGCCTCATCGCGGCCGGCGCCGACATCAGTGTCGCCGGCATCTATCACCACTACCCGAGCAAGCAGCATCTGCTCGTCGCGCTGGTCAACATCGCCCACGCTGACCTGGCACAACGCCTCGACGCGGCCGGCGACGGCGTCGACGCGGTGACGGCCTTCGCCAACATGGTGGAGGCGCTCACGCTGTTCCACGTCGAGCGGCGCGCGCTGGCGCTCGTCCTGGCGGCGGAGCTCCGGCGCCTCGAGGAACCCAACCGCACGCACCTGCAGGCGTCGATGGCGCAGATCGAGGGTCGCCTGCTCGACACGGCCCGGCGCGCCGCCGAACTCGGCGCCTTCCGGTCGGGTGACCTGTCCGTGGCGACCAAGGCGATCGTCACCATGTGCCTGGCCGTGCCGACCTGGACCGACGATTCCGGCGCCGCCCAGGGCCGTCGGATCGCTCGCGAGTACGCGGAACTGGCGCTCGCCATGGTGGGCCATCGGGCCGACCACTAGGGCGCCCCGGGCCGCTCTGCGTATCTGGCGGCCTACCCCCGGACCGGCAGAGGT
The sequence above is drawn from the Gordonia rubripertincta genome and encodes:
- a CDS encoding TetR family transcriptional regulator, with protein sequence MVEQPVTDSGVAVRELRKQAGVTLRGLAAGIGVSVGTMSAIENGKVGLTVDRLRQIAQCLDVPVARFLEPPQPEKVETTADPTDWRVFAPLTLDPVLESAIDVFEELGYHGATMRLIAAGADISVAGIYHHYPSKQHLLVALVNIAHADLAQRLDAAGDGVDAVTAFANMVEALTLFHVERRALALVLAAELRRLEEPNRTHLQASMAQIEGRLLDTARRAAELGAFRSGDLSVATKAIVTMCLAVPTWTDDSGAAQGRRIAREYAELALAMVGHRADH
- a CDS encoding RDD family protein, with protein sequence MTAGPKPDHPAVNRAHAVQDRDKNAGIVSRGIGAFLDLLVVWIILGACYLGLALMKFAVTVSEFHFPQLNILFTTTGFVITSVFYLSTCWEVTGRTLGSVVMGLRVVNSKGVRVRPAVAVLRALFCTVFAIGLVWVAVDRRRRSVADIVFRTRVIYSR
- a CDS encoding SRPBCC family protein, translated to MADTFRIARSTVVDAAPAAILPYLTDFRQWVHWSPWEGVDPDLDRIYSGAESGVGAKYAWSGNRKAGRGTMEITRVDAPREVEVRLDFDKPMKATNTVTFELVPQGELTRVNWVMVGKQTLFSRVGGLFGLFDKMLGKDFEKGLAQLKAVSESR
- a CDS encoding class I adenylate-forming enzyme family protein gives rise to the protein MNAYESRPWLAHYPSGLSEHLDLEFGSPLEAFDAALAAAPDAPAVHYFGATLSWADLDAASDALAHAVQERGFAVGDRLGIAVQNEPAVVLGLLAAWKTGGVAALISPMYKRGEFRRALDDFTPTALLILDEVHAEVADELGSIGLVITASPLDFAGSDDLQRVFDVSRVPSPGTVELLDLIGTGSRAVTRHAPAPDDVAVLAPTSGTTGPPKGAKLTHRNLAFSAQAYRTWTGLEPGEPILCMSPIFHVTGLVGSVMLALSLRSPLVLTHRFDAGLVLDAVRAWRPAFAVASITAYIALADHPDASPEAFESLRLRYSGGAPVLPDVAERISERLGGMIHNVYGQTESTSPTHMVPPGVLAPVDPETGALSVGLPIFDTMARVVDERGEPLPPGTFGEIVTAGTQIAAGYWGQVDDGGSALRNGEMRTGDVGFMDADGWFYVIDRSNDLINASGYKIWPFEIEQVLQSHPAVLETAVVGIPDDYRGESTRAYVALQPGAEVTPTELIEYCRERMAAYKYPREVEIVGALPRSATGKLLRRELR
- a CDS encoding TetR/AcrR family transcriptional regulator, with translation MSATSDTPPVETGDVPRPPTRRTQAKAARRAELLTAAARQMAERGFAAVRLEDIGRAVGISGPAMYRHFSSKTELLDEMLVDISQRLHDGGAEVVDRGGPPSETLLALIGFHIDVLVTKPDLIVVQDRDLSSMTPEANHRVRLLQRRYVERWVDVVIAIYEQEGRTLDRAEARVRVHATFGLLNSSPRLPAYDESELRRLLTAMALAALGCRV
- a CDS encoding nitroreductase family protein; its protein translation is MTELLPLDPDQLLSTTRSVRKRLDYDRPVPLDVVKEALEVALQAPTGSNSQTWHWIVLTDPELKQKVADYYAQSFSKYYAAQQPRDETGKRVASSAQYLADTMGQVPVLVIGAIYTGGDLPEGNQAGVWGSLLPGAWSLQLALRARGLGSAWTTLHLAYEKEIAELLGIPAGIHQGVLLPVAYYTGTDFKPAPRKPLDSVLHIDGW
- a CDS encoding NUDIX hydrolase, whose protein sequence is MTRRIVAVGAVLTDDEGRVLLIRRRNPPQAGKWTIPGGKVEPGESTEAAVIREMLEETGLRVEVGELLWTVDIPGPDDVVFEVHDFAARIVSGTLCAGDDAADAGWFTARDLTELPVTRGLLRHLREHGVLE
- a CDS encoding carboxyl transferase domain-containing protein; the protein is MGERARLSAVDLRDMIVDDGSWESWDTSIERPAVTSYGDDHAYADDLTRARERAGSDESVITGTGLLGGHRAAIVLSEFGFLGGSIGRDAGSRIVDAVGRATRERLPLIALPASGGTRMQEGTAAFLQMVAITGAVTAHKKAGLSYLVYLRHPTTGGVFASWGSLGHVTWAQPGALVGFLGPRVYEGLYGEPFPDGVQTAENLVRTTVVDDVVEPGDLAGRLAAVLRLLAVHSDAPPAQAPQTAPDDSGTPAHDAWVSVLATREPGRAGLIEFLAQGDSAALSDAGPLRFALSDFVGRVAMVVGYDRVSQEDGELPGPRHLREARRAIMAAGDLGLPVVTVIDTPGAELSVVAEEGGLAAQIARCTVELIEVPVPTVSVMLGQGAGGAALALFPADLRVARADAWLSPLPPEGASLIVHRDLDHAGEMASRQGILAGRLAAQGMVDVIVDADSDADALAGIREAIGRYLASSPAPDRRARTRVPAADVR